A DNA window from Penaeus vannamei isolate JL-2024 chromosome 5, ASM4276789v1, whole genome shotgun sequence contains the following coding sequences:
- the LOC113830519 gene encoding histone H2A, translating to MSGRGKGGKAKGKAKSRSSKAGLQFPVGRIHRLLRKGKYAERVGAGAPVYMAAVMEYLAAEILELAGNAARDNKKSRIIPRHLQLAIRNDEELNKLLSGVTIAQGGVLPNIQAVLLPKKAEK from the coding sequence ATGTCTGGACGTGGAAAGGGCGGCAAGGCGAAGGGCAAGGCCAAGTCCCGCTCCAGCAAGGCCGGCCTTCAGTTTCCTGTGGGAAGGATTCACCGCCTTCTGCGTAAAGGGAAATACGCGGAACGCGTAGGCGCTGGTGCTCCTGTGTATATGGCTGCTGTCATGGAATATCTTGCAGCTGAAATCCTCGAATTGGCAGGAAATGCAGCCCGTGACAACAAGAAGAGCCGCATCATCCCCCGCCACTTGCAGCTGGCCATCCGTAACGACGAAGAGCTCAACAAGCTGCTGTCTGGCGTGACCATCGCCCAGGGCGGTGTCCTGCCCAACATCCAGGCTGTGCTCCTCCCCAAGAAGGCGGAGAAGTAG